Proteins encoded by one window of Blautia argi:
- the cls gene encoding cardiolipin synthase, with product MKKIIDIISSRLFVTIAAVLLQLIWIFAMLWGMGAFSGHIMNLISLLSVIMVLWIVNKEINPSYKLAWTILILAVPVFGVIIYLLFGQSRVAKKMTQESEAVLKEISDYFRESEDARAALTAEDRGASNQSAYIRDCAGFPVHTNTTAKYYAVGDDMFIDMLEDLKKAEHFIFLEYFIIHEGRMWNAILDVLEEKVKQGVDVRLIYDDMGCVTTLPPRYYKKLQTKGIKCAAFNPVRPILNIVLNNRDHRKILVIDGHTGYTGGVNLADEYINEKMRFGHWKDTGVRLVGEGVWNLTVMFLQMWSVITRTKTHLPAYGPYVYHPEEFESDGFVQPYGDSPLDGEVVGENVYLNIINQAKKYVYIATPYLIIDNEMMTALCLASKKGVDVRIITPGIPDKKLVFLLTQSYYQQLLSAGVRIYEYMPGFIHAKNFVCDDELAVVGTINLDYRSLYLHFECAAWLYKSNAVAQVKEDMTETFSVCKEITLNMCKKQNVLQRGMQSILRLFAPML from the coding sequence ATGAAAAAAATTATTGATATTATATCCAGCAGACTGTTTGTCACTATAGCAGCCGTGCTTTTGCAGCTGATCTGGATTTTTGCAATGCTCTGGGGAATGGGGGCATTTTCCGGACACATTATGAATCTTATCAGCCTGCTCAGTGTGATTATGGTACTCTGGATTGTAAATAAAGAAATTAATCCTTCCTATAAGCTGGCGTGGACTATTTTGATATTGGCTGTTCCGGTCTTTGGGGTTATTATTTATCTCTTGTTCGGACAGTCCCGTGTGGCAAAGAAAATGACCCAGGAATCAGAAGCTGTATTAAAGGAAATCTCGGATTATTTCCGGGAAAGTGAAGATGCCAGGGCTGCACTTACAGCAGAAGACAGGGGAGCCTCTAACCAGTCTGCTTATATCCGGGACTGTGCCGGGTTTCCGGTACATACCAATACCACGGCAAAGTATTATGCAGTAGGAGACGACATGTTTATTGACATGCTGGAGGACTTAAAAAAGGCAGAGCATTTTATTTTTCTGGAATATTTTATTATCCATGAGGGGAGAATGTGGAACGCAATTTTAGACGTTTTGGAAGAAAAGGTAAAGCAGGGTGTGGACGTGCGGCTGATTTACGATGATATGGGTTGTGTCACTACTCTTCCTCCCAGATATTATAAGAAATTACAGACAAAAGGGATTAAATGTGCGGCTTTTAACCCGGTTCGTCCGATTTTGAACATTGTCTTAAATAATCGTGACCACAGAAAAATTCTGGTGATTGACGGGCATACAGGCTATACCGGAGGCGTAAATCTGGCTGATGAGTATATTAATGAAAAAATGCGGTTCGGACACTGGAAGGACACAGGAGTACGTCTGGTAGGGGAGGGGGTCTGGAATCTGACGGTGATGTTTCTGCAGATGTGGAGCGTGATTACCAGAACCAAAACCCATTTGCCGGCTTACGGGCCTTATGTGTATCACCCCGAAGAATTTGAAAGCGATGGTTTTGTACAGCCCTATGGGGATTCTCCTCTGGACGGAGAGGTTGTAGGGGAGAATGTGTATCTGAATATCATCAACCAGGCAAAAAAATATGTATATATTGCCACTCCTTATCTGATTATTGATAATGAAATGATGACTGCTCTCTGTCTGGCGTCTAAAAAAGGCGTGGACGTGCGGATTATCACACCGGGAATCCCGGATAAGAAACTGGTGTTTTTGCTGACCCAGTCCTATTATCAGCAGCTTTTAAGCGCAGGAGTACGGATTTATGAGTACATGCCTGGTTTTATTCATGCAAAAAATTTTGTCTGTGATGACGAATTGGCTGTGGTGGGAACCATTAATCTGGATTACCGGAGCCTGTACCTGCACTTTGAATGTGCCGCATGGCTGTACAAAAGCAACGCAGTGGCACAGGTAAAGGAGGACATGACAGAAACCTTTTCTGTCTGTAAAGAAATTACCTTGAATATGTGCAAAAAGCAGAATGTGCTGCAAAGGGGAATGCAGAGTATTTTGAGATTGTTTGCGCCCATGCTGTAA
- the pgsA gene encoding CDP-diacylglycerol--glycerol-3-phosphate 3-phosphatidyltransferase, producing MNTPNKLTIARVIMIPFFVAFLMYDITGSADKWIALGIFVVASLTDTLDGYLARKHNLVTNFGKFMDPLADKLLVCSALICFTSTGQLAAWITIIIIAREFIISGFRLIAADNGIVIAASYWGKFKTVSQMIMIILMIMDIQNTIFQGVLTLFVVLAVALTIISLVDYIVKNKSVLSMQD from the coding sequence ATGAATACACCGAATAAATTAACCATTGCGAGAGTCATTATGATTCCCTTTTTTGTAGCGTTTTTAATGTATGATATTACAGGAAGTGCAGACAAGTGGATTGCCCTTGGAATCTTTGTTGTAGCAAGTCTTACGGATACTCTGGACGGCTATCTGGCGAGAAAGCATAATCTGGTAACCAACTTCGGTAAATTTATGGATCCGCTGGCAGATAAGCTTCTGGTATGTTCAGCCCTGATTTGTTTTACCTCGACAGGGCAGCTTGCAGCCTGGATTACCATTATTATTATTGCCAGAGAATTTATCATCAGCGGTTTTCGCCTCATTGCAGCCGATAATGGCATTGTAATTGCAGCAAGCTACTGGGGAAAATTTAAAACCGTTTCTCAGATGATTATGATTATTTTAATGATTATGGATATTCAGAACACTATTTTCCAGGGAGTGCTTACCCTGTTTGTGGTTCTTGCAGTGGCTCTGACCATTATTTCACTGGTGGATTATATTGTAAAGAATAAAAGTGTCCTGAGCATGCAGGATTAA
- the alaS gene encoding alanine--tRNA ligase encodes MQKYGVNELRKMFLEFFESKGHLAMKSFSLVPHNDKSLLLINSGMAPLKPYFTGAEIPPRTRVTTCQKCIRTGDIENVGKTARHGTFFEMLGNFSFGDYFKREAIAWSWEFLTEVVGLDANRLYPSIYEEDEEAFEIWNKEMGIPAERIFRFGKADNFWEHGAGPCGPCSEIYYDRGEKYGCGSPDCTVGCECDRYMEIWNNVFTQFENDGEGHYTELVQKNIDTGMGLERLASVVQDVDSIFDVDTLRALRNKVCELAHAEYKKDEAKDVSIRLITDHIRSATFMISDGIMPANEGRGYVLRRLIRRAARHGRLLGIEGKFLAELSAVVIEGSKDGYPELEEKKNFIFQVLTREEEQFNKTIDQGLHILGEMETAMEKEGKTELCGADTFKLYDTYGFPVDLTKEILEEKGYTIDEKGFQEAMEEQRVKARIARGTTNYMGADATVYDEIDAAVTTEFVGYDNLIFDSKVTVLTTEEEIVDALTEDQRGTVFVEQTPFYATMGGQQGDKGVIVCGGAEFKVEDTIQLRGGKVGHVGVLTKGMIKTGDIVTLKVCETGRENCCKNHSATHLLQKALKTVLGSHVEQKGSLVTPDRLRFDFAHFQAMTAEELEKVEAMVNQEIRAGLPVVTNIMTIDEAKKTGAMALFGEKYGEKVRVVSMGDFSKELCGGTHVSNTGEIAVFKIISEAGIAAGVRRIEALTGDGVFAYYKEIEKRQGEIAAMLKTSPAEIEEKIAHLQAEVKTLHSENEALKAKMAKDAVGDVMSQVQEIKGVKLLAVALDDVDMNGLRDLGDQLKEKLGEGVVVLASVAGGKVSLLAMVTEEAQKAGAHAGNLVKGMAAIVGGGGGGRPNMAQAGGKNPDKVPEALKEAASLLADQIK; translated from the coding sequence GTGCAGAAATACGGAGTAAACGAACTTAGGAAAATGTTTTTAGAGTTCTTTGAGAGCAAAGGACATCTGGCTATGAAGAGCTTTTCTCTTGTACCGCACAATGACAAGAGTCTTCTTTTAATCAATTCCGGTATGGCGCCCTTAAAGCCATATTTTACAGGAGCAGAGATTCCGCCAAGAACCAGAGTGACAACCTGTCAGAAATGTATCCGTACAGGAGATATTGAAAACGTAGGAAAGACAGCCCGTCACGGTACATTTTTTGAAATGCTGGGTAACTTTTCTTTTGGAGACTACTTCAAACGGGAAGCCATTGCATGGTCCTGGGAATTTTTGACCGAGGTAGTAGGCTTAGATGCAAACCGTCTGTATCCTTCTATTTACGAAGAAGATGAGGAAGCTTTTGAAATCTGGAATAAGGAAATGGGAATTCCGGCAGAGCGTATTTTCCGTTTCGGCAAAGCAGACAACTTCTGGGAGCACGGTGCAGGTCCCTGCGGTCCATGTTCTGAAATTTATTATGACCGCGGTGAAAAATACGGTTGTGGAAGTCCGGACTGTACGGTAGGCTGTGAGTGTGACCGTTACATGGAAATCTGGAATAATGTATTTACTCAGTTTGAAAACGATGGAGAAGGACATTACACAGAACTGGTACAGAAAAATATTGATACCGGTATGGGACTGGAACGTCTGGCTTCTGTTGTACAGGACGTGGATTCTATTTTTGACGTGGATACTTTACGCGCTTTGAGAAACAAGGTCTGCGAACTGGCACATGCAGAATATAAAAAGGACGAAGCAAAAGACGTTTCCATTCGTCTGATTACAGACCATATCCGTTCCGCAACCTTTATGATTTCTGACGGTATTATGCCTGCAAATGAAGGAAGAGGTTATGTGCTACGCCGTCTTATCCGTCGTGCAGCCCGTCACGGACGTCTTCTGGGAATCGAAGGCAAATTCCTGGCAGAATTAAGTGCAGTTGTAATTGAAGGTTCCAAAGACGGTTATCCGGAGCTGGAAGAAAAGAAAAACTTTATTTTCCAGGTACTTACCAGGGAGGAAGAGCAGTTTAATAAAACCATTGACCAGGGTCTTCATATTCTGGGAGAAATGGAAACAGCTATGGAAAAAGAAGGGAAAACAGAGCTCTGCGGCGCAGATACCTTTAAATTGTATGATACCTATGGATTCCCTGTGGATCTGACAAAAGAAATACTGGAAGAAAAGGGTTATACCATTGACGAAAAGGGATTCCAGGAAGCCATGGAAGAGCAGAGAGTAAAAGCCAGAATTGCCAGAGGAACTACAAACTATATGGGCGCAGATGCAACGGTTTATGATGAAATTGATGCAGCAGTCACCACAGAGTTTGTGGGCTATGACAATCTGATCTTTGATTCCAAAGTTACGGTACTTACCACAGAAGAAGAAATCGTGGATGCTCTTACAGAAGACCAGAGAGGCACTGTTTTTGTGGAACAGACGCCGTTTTATGCTACCATGGGCGGTCAGCAGGGAGATAAAGGTGTGATTGTCTGTGGCGGTGCAGAATTTAAAGTGGAAGATACCATTCAGTTAAGAGGCGGAAAAGTGGGACATGTGGGTGTTCTCACAAAAGGCATGATTAAGACTGGTGATATCGTTACCTTAAAGGTATGCGAAACAGGAAGAGAAAACTGCTGTAAAAATCACAGCGCAACCCATTTGCTGCAGAAAGCTTTAAAAACCGTTCTTGGTTCTCATGTAGAGCAGAAGGGTTCTCTGGTAACACCGGACAGACTGCGCTTTGACTTTGCTCATTTCCAGGCAATGACAGCAGAAGAACTGGAAAAAGTAGAAGCTATGGTAAATCAGGAAATCCGTGCAGGACTTCCGGTTGTGACAAATATCATGACTATTGATGAAGCAAAGAAGACAGGCGCTATGGCTCTGTTCGGAGAAAAATACGGAGAAAAAGTACGCGTAGTTTCCATGGGAGATTTCTCCAAGGAATTATGCGGCGGTACCCATGTTTCCAACACTGGAGAAATTGCAGTCTTCAAGATTATATCTGAGGCAGGTATTGCAGCAGGTGTTCGCCGTATTGAAGCTCTGACCGGAGATGGCGTATTTGCTTATTATAAAGAAATTGAGAAGCGTCAGGGAGAAATTGCAGCTATGTTAAAGACTTCTCCGGCGGAAATCGAGGAGAAGATTGCACACCTGCAGGCAGAGGTGAAAACACTTCACAGTGAAAACGAAGCCCTGAAAGCCAAAATGGCAAAAGATGCAGTAGGCGATGTGATGAGTCAGGTGCAGGAAATCAAAGGCGTGAAACTTCTGGCAGTTGCCCTTGACGATGTGGACATGAACGGACTGCGTGATCTGGGCGACCAGTTAAAAGAGAAGCTGGGTGAAGGTGTAGTTGTTCTGGCAAGCGTAGCAGGAGGAAAGGTAAGTCTTCTGGCTATGGTGACAGAGGAAGCGCAGAAAGCAGGGGCTCATGCAGGAAATCTGGTGAAGGGCATGGCTGCCATTGTGGGCGGCGGCGGCGGCGGACGTCCCAATATGGCTCAGGCAGGGGGTAAAAACCCGGATAAAGTGCCGGAAGCCTTAAAAGAGGCAGCAAGTCTTTTGGCAGACCAGATAAAATAA
- the rpsU gene encoding 30S ribosomal protein S21 translates to MSNVIVKENETLDSALRRFKRSCAKAGIQQEIRKREHYEKPSVRRKKKSEAARKRKYN, encoded by the coding sequence ATGTCAAATGTAATCGTAAAAGAAAACGAAACTTTAGATAGCGCTTTACGTCGTTTCAAGCGTAGCTGTGCAAAAGCAGGTATTCAGCAGGAAATTCGTAAAAGAGAGCATTACGAGAAACCAAGTGTTCGTCGTAAGAAAAAATCTGAAGCAGCTAGAAAACGTAAATATAATTAA
- a CDS encoding nicotinamide-nucleotide amidohydrolase family protein produces the protein MTAELIFIGMDLLEDEVAKRGSAFLIEKCRNLNFSLNGLEIVKEDRKQAEAAIRAGLERSDFVFVCTKTGELDKELQKIFAKETALAVFPRKEQELSHVFENRISRCLQAQKAGTLQYEVIKLGAGREEEVLEKVKDLTGKAENPSVKLLKREGELQLCVTALGENKKAAEKLLKPVVRELKVRFGADIYTTDEEKSLEAVVVELLKNQDLTLTTVESCTGGALAARIINVPGASEVLKRGFVTYSNKAKRKAVMVKKHTLKTYGAVSEPCAKEMAKGGIFVSGADAALSVTGFAGPEGGTKEYPVGTVFIGCTIKGKTTVKECHLKGDRSSVREQAVAQALMLLRACILKNFEQKSGK, from the coding sequence ATGACTGCGGAACTGATTTTTATAGGAATGGATTTGCTGGAAGACGAGGTGGCAAAAAGAGGCAGCGCCTTTCTGATAGAAAAATGCAGAAACCTGAACTTTTCTTTGAACGGTCTTGAGATTGTAAAAGAAGACAGAAAGCAGGCAGAGGCTGCTATAAGGGCTGGGCTTGAGCGCTCGGATTTTGTCTTTGTGTGTACGAAAACAGGGGAATTGGACAAAGAGCTGCAAAAGATATTTGCCAAAGAAACTGCATTGGCTGTTTTTCCCCGGAAGGAGCAGGAACTTTCCCATGTATTTGAAAACAGAATTTCCCGGTGTCTGCAAGCGCAGAAAGCAGGAACTCTGCAGTATGAGGTTATAAAGCTGGGAGCCGGGAGAGAAGAAGAGGTTTTAGAGAAAGTGAAAGACCTGACCGGAAAAGCGGAAAATCCTTCGGTAAAACTTTTAAAAAGAGAGGGAGAACTTCAGCTCTGTGTCACTGCCCTTGGGGAAAACAAAAAAGCGGCGGAAAAACTTTTAAAGCCTGTTGTCAGGGAACTGAAGGTTCGCTTTGGCGCAGATATCTATACCACGGACGAAGAGAAAAGTCTGGAAGCAGTTGTGGTAGAGCTGTTGAAAAATCAGGATTTGACGCTGACAACAGTAGAATCCTGTACAGGAGGCGCTCTTGCAGCCAGAATCATTAATGTGCCCGGCGCTTCTGAGGTACTGAAAAGAGGCTTTGTTACCTATTCCAATAAAGCCAAGAGAAAAGCAGTCATGGTAAAAAAACATACGCTGAAAACATACGGTGCAGTCAGCGAACCCTGTGCAAAAGAAATGGCAAAGGGCGGGATTTTTGTGTCCGGTGCAGATGCAGCCCTGTCCGTCACCGGGTTTGCAGGTCCGGAAGGCGGAACAAAGGAATACCCTGTGGGAACGGTTTTTATTGGCTGTACAATAAAAGGCAAAACCACAGTGAAAGAATGTCACTTGAAAGGCGACCGAAGCAGCGTCAGAGAACAGGCTGTGGCCCAGGCTCTCATGCTGCTCCGGGCGTGTATTCTGAAAAATTTTGAACAGAAAAGCGGAAAATAG
- a CDS encoding EamA family transporter, translated as MWFVFALLSAVFAAFTSILAKMGIDGVNSNLATAIRTVVVVIMAWGMVFLTNTQNGILEISKKSWIFLILSGLATGASWLCYYKALQIGDVSKVVPIDKLSIVITMLLAFLLLHEKFTVKSLIGCIFIGIGTLIMAL; from the coding sequence ATGTGGTTTGTATTTGCGCTGTTATCTGCAGTCTTTGCAGCATTTACTTCCATACTTGCAAAAATGGGGATTGATGGAGTGAATTCCAATCTTGCAACTGCAATTAGGACGGTAGTGGTGGTGATTATGGCATGGGGTATGGTTTTTCTTACAAACACCCAAAACGGTATTTTAGAAATCAGTAAAAAAAGCTGGATATTTCTCATTCTTTCCGGACTGGCAACAGGCGCTTCCTGGCTGTGTTACTACAAAGCCCTGCAAATTGGTGATGTGTCAAAAGTTGTTCCCATTGACAAGTTGAGTATCGTTATCACAATGCTGTTAGCTTTTCTTTTATTACATGAAAAGTTTACAGTGAAATCTTTGATAGGGTGTATATTCATTGGTATCGGAACATTAATCATGGCTTTATGA
- a CDS encoding DUF1349 domain-containing protein, producing MNMKEFKWTREPQKYSIDENRVEIVTVPHTDLWQRTYYHFQNDNAPVLQMETDKQFFSFVVKTDFSESHHRFDQCGIVMYLDSENWIKGSIEYENEDFQHLGSVVTNNGYSDWATTVISANIKSMWYRFSRREDDYCIECSEDGMNFSQMRICHMQKGKGKIQFGIYACSPEASSFKAVFSNMKFMECQWKAHDGQQPD from the coding sequence ATGAACATGAAAGAGTTTAAATGGACGCGTGAACCTCAAAAGTATTCTATTGATGAAAATCGAGTGGAAATTGTTACGGTTCCACATACGGATTTATGGCAAAGAACATATTATCATTTTCAAAATGATAATGCCCCGGTATTACAGATGGAAACGGATAAACAATTTTTCAGTTTTGTAGTGAAAACGGATTTTTCAGAAAGTCATCATCGTTTTGACCAGTGCGGAATTGTAATGTATCTGGACAGTGAAAACTGGATAAAAGGTTCGATTGAATACGAAAATGAGGATTTTCAGCATTTGGGCAGTGTTGTGACAAATAATGGTTACTCTGATTGGGCAACTACTGTTATTTCAGCGAATATAAAATCTATGTGGTATCGCTTCAGTCGCCGAGAAGATGACTATTGTATTGAATGTTCAGAAGACGGCATGAACTTCAGTCAAATGCGTATTTGTCATATGCAGAAAGGGAAAGGGAAAATTCAGTTTGGTATTTACGCCTGTTCACCGGAAGCTTCTTCCTTTAAAGCTGTTTTTTCAAACATGAAATTTATGGAATGTCAATGGAAAGCACATGATGGACAACAGCCAGATTAA
- the rimO gene encoding 30S ribosomal protein S12 methylthiotransferase RimO, producing the protein MRKVLFISLGCDKNLADSEEMLGILVENGYEITNDETEAEVIVVNTCAFIHDAKEESINSILEMAKYKEEGVLKALLVTGCLAQRYKEEIMTEIPEVDAVLGTTSYDSIVKALDKVFEGERYQEYKDINGLPANSKKRMITTGGYFEYLKIAEGCDKRCTYCIIPKLRGNYRSVPMEQLLAQAEYLADQGVRELILVAQETTVYGKDLYGEKSLHKLLKELCKVSGIQWIRILYCYPEEIYPELIQTMKEEPKICHYLDLPIQHCSDKILKRMGRRTTKQELEDIVYTLRKEIPDIILRTTLITGFPGETQEDHEELLDFIDELEFDRLGVFTYSAEEDTPAALMPDQIDEEVKLDRQAELMELQQEISMEKGNEKIGTVVEVMIEGKVADENAYVGRTYGDAPKVDGYIFVNTDTELMSGDFARVHVTGALEYDLIGELEDEYTE; encoded by the coding sequence ATGAGAAAAGTATTGTTTATTTCTCTGGGTTGCGATAAAAATCTGGCGGATTCAGAGGAAATGCTGGGAATCCTGGTGGAAAACGGTTATGAAATCACCAATGATGAAACAGAAGCAGAGGTCATTGTGGTCAATACCTGCGCGTTTATCCATGATGCCAAGGAAGAGAGTATCAACAGCATTCTGGAAATGGCAAAATACAAGGAGGAAGGAGTATTAAAAGCCCTTCTGGTAACCGGGTGTCTGGCGCAGCGGTATAAGGAAGAAATTATGACGGAAATCCCGGAAGTAGACGCAGTGCTGGGAACCACCAGTTATGATTCCATTGTGAAAGCCCTTGATAAAGTATTTGAGGGAGAACGCTATCAGGAATATAAGGATATTAACGGACTTCCGGCAAACAGTAAAAAAAGAATGATTACCACAGGGGGATATTTTGAATACCTGAAAATCGCCGAAGGGTGCGATAAACGCTGTACGTATTGTATTATTCCGAAACTTCGCGGAAATTACAGAAGTGTGCCAATGGAGCAGCTTTTGGCTCAGGCAGAGTATCTGGCAGACCAGGGAGTGAGGGAACTGATACTGGTTGCCCAGGAAACTACGGTTTACGGAAAAGACCTTTACGGAGAAAAATCTCTTCATAAACTTTTAAAAGAGCTGTGCAAAGTATCAGGAATCCAGTGGATTCGTATTTTATACTGTTATCCTGAGGAAATATATCCCGAGCTTATCCAGACCATGAAGGAAGAACCTAAAATCTGCCATTATCTGGATTTGCCAATTCAGCACTGCAGCGATAAGATTCTGAAAAGAATGGGAAGAAGAACCACTAAACAGGAGCTGGAAGATATTGTGTATACCCTGAGAAAGGAAATACCGGATATTATTTTAAGAACCACACTGATTACCGGATTTCCGGGAGAAACCCAGGAAGACCATGAGGAGCTTTTGGATTTTATTGATGAACTGGAATTTGACCGTCTGGGCGTTTTCACTTATTCTGCGGAAGAAGATACCCCGGCTGCCCTTATGCCGGATCAGATTGACGAGGAAGTCAAGTTAGACAGGCAGGCAGAACTTATGGAGCTGCAGCAGGAAATTTCCATGGAGAAGGGAAATGAGAAAATCGGTACTGTGGTGGAAGTGATGATAGAGGGCAAGGTAGCTGATGAAAATGCCTATGTTGGACGTACCTACGGGGACGCGCCAAAGGTGGACGGTTATATTTTTGTCAATACAGACACAGAACTGATGTCAGGAGATTTTGCCCGGGTGCATGTAACAGGCGCCCTGGAATATGATTTGATAGGAGAATTGGAAGATGAATACACCGAATAA